In one window of Psychrobacter sp. P2G3 DNA:
- the rsfS gene encoding ribosome silencing factor, producing the protein MINTMTDERLKECLTVVESALEDMKAKNITVINVEDLTDVMERIVIAEGTSKRHVRAMADSVGAEAKQADFMPLGREGGTDSDWTLIDLGSVVVHMMTPQAREFYDLEGLWSSPEQLAELVATPREKKTAGRRNKNK; encoded by the coding sequence ATGATCAACACCATGACTGACGAACGCTTAAAAGAGTGCTTAACCGTTGTCGAAAGCGCTTTAGAAGATATGAAAGCTAAGAACATCACTGTAATAAATGTAGAAGATTTGACTGATGTAATGGAACGCATTGTGATCGCTGAAGGTACGTCTAAGCGTCATGTCCGCGCGATGGCTGATAGCGTCGGTGCTGAAGCTAAGCAAGCTGACTTTATGCCACTTGGTCGTGAAGGCGGCACAGACTCTGACTGGACTTTGATTGATTTGGGCTCTGTCGTCGTGCACATGATGACCCCGCAAGCGCGTGAGTTCTATGACTTAGAAGGTCTATGGTCATCACCTGAGCAATTGGCTGAGCTGGTCGCCACGCCACGTGAAAAGAAAACAGCCGGTCGCCGCAATAAAAATAAATAA
- the pta gene encoding phosphate acetyltransferase — translation MQTILLVPISRGIGVTSAALGLIRALDYNGIKAGFMKPFLQDDTLDKQNSLDSSSALTMHAFGLTPPKSINRQRVERMIGDGNLDDLMEEVVINYHTIGGDQDVVICEGLVSTTEASYAAQINRAIAHALDAKIIFVSTADTKNPAHLADKLDMHAREFGGIASERTLGCILMRVDVPNTFDNQPVAPGEAVFTLDKSFIQEVQRLSPHFDTEQFRLIGVVPFSDSLSVPRTWDIAAELDATWLNVGEAKTRRINHISLTARSIARVDEVFNRGTLIVVPGDRDDLLLAAALACINGVPLAGLVLTGGVMPNETVTELWQSALKTGIPVMSVETDSYETVQNLMHMSAEIPSDDTERALDVTRYVAAHLDLSWIKEQFSGDHKPRLSPAAFRHQVVLKAQNAKKRVVLPEGSEPRTVEAACICQSRGIANCVLLAKREDVEQVAKNRDLILPEGLEIIDPDTLDMSKYIAAVVERRKGKTTADVAAEYLQDTVYLGTIMLQMDEVDGLVSGAIHTTANTVRPAFQLIKTAPQYSLVSSIFFMLLPEQVVVYGDCAINPDPTAEELAEIAIQSAQSAAAFGIEPKVAMISYSTGASGTGADVEKVTRATEIVRERAPNLAVDGPLQYDAASVMSVGKQKAPDSPVAGQANVFIFPDLNTGNTTYKAVQRSANVISVGPMLQGLNKPVNDLSRGALIDDIVYTIALTAIQAHSDLI, via the coding sequence ATGCAAACCATATTACTTGTTCCTATCAGTCGCGGTATCGGTGTGACATCAGCGGCACTAGGCCTGATCCGCGCATTAGATTATAACGGTATCAAAGCTGGCTTTATGAAGCCTTTTTTGCAAGATGATACGCTCGATAAACAAAATAGCTTGGACAGCTCAAGCGCATTGACCATGCATGCGTTTGGCCTAACCCCGCCTAAGTCTATCAACCGTCAGCGCGTTGAGCGTATGATTGGTGATGGTAACCTTGATGACTTGATGGAAGAAGTGGTCATTAATTATCACACTATTGGCGGTGATCAGGATGTTGTCATCTGCGAAGGCTTGGTCTCGACGACTGAAGCCTCTTATGCCGCGCAAATTAACCGTGCTATCGCCCATGCACTTGATGCCAAAATCATCTTCGTCAGTACGGCTGATACCAAAAACCCTGCCCATCTTGCTGACAAGCTTGATATGCATGCGCGTGAGTTTGGCGGTATCGCAAGCGAGCGTACCTTGGGCTGCATCTTGATGCGCGTCGATGTGCCAAATACCTTTGATAATCAACCAGTTGCTCCTGGTGAAGCTGTCTTTACCCTTGATAAGAGCTTCATTCAAGAAGTACAGCGTTTGTCACCACATTTCGACACCGAGCAATTTCGCTTAATCGGTGTCGTGCCATTTAGCGATTCGTTATCGGTACCTCGTACTTGGGATATCGCTGCTGAGCTTGATGCTACTTGGTTGAACGTGGGCGAAGCTAAAACGCGCCGAATTAATCATATTAGTTTAACGGCTCGCTCAATTGCACGTGTCGATGAAGTCTTCAATCGTGGCACTTTGATTGTCGTACCAGGCGACCGTGATGACTTATTATTGGCGGCGGCTTTGGCCTGTATTAATGGCGTTCCATTAGCAGGTTTAGTATTAACGGGCGGTGTCATGCCGAACGAGACCGTCACTGAATTATGGCAATCTGCACTCAAAACGGGCATTCCTGTCATGAGTGTCGAGACGGATAGCTACGAGACAGTACAGAACCTCATGCATATGAGCGCTGAGATTCCAAGTGATGATACCGAGCGCGCGTTAGACGTTACCCGTTATGTAGCGGCGCATTTGGACTTAAGTTGGATTAAAGAGCAGTTCAGTGGTGATCATAAACCGCGTTTATCTCCAGCGGCTTTTCGTCATCAAGTTGTCTTAAAAGCACAAAATGCTAAAAAGCGTGTGGTACTGCCAGAAGGCTCGGAACCACGTACTGTAGAAGCAGCATGTATCTGCCAAAGCCGCGGTATCGCAAACTGTGTACTATTGGCTAAGCGCGAAGATGTCGAACAAGTCGCCAAAAACCGCGATTTAATCTTGCCAGAAGGGCTTGAGATTATCGATCCTGATACGCTCGATATGAGTAAATATATCGCGGCGGTCGTTGAACGCCGTAAAGGTAAAACCACCGCAGACGTGGCTGCTGAATATCTGCAAGATACAGTTTATTTAGGCACGATCATGCTGCAGATGGATGAAGTCGATGGTCTAGTCTCTGGTGCGATTCATACTACTGCCAACACGGTACGCCCTGCATTTCAGCTGATTAAGACGGCACCGCAGTACTCATTAGTATCGTCGATCTTCTTTATGCTATTGCCTGAGCAAGTCGTTGTCTATGGTGACTGTGCCATTAACCCAGACCCAACCGCTGAGGAATTGGCTGAGATTGCTATCCAGTCTGCGCAATCTGCCGCAGCATTCGGTATCGAGCCAAAAGTTGCTATGATTAGCTATTCAACCGGTGCATCGGGTACGGGTGCTGATGTTGAAAAAGTCACTCGCGCCACGGAGATCGTTCGCGAACGCGCCCCCAATCTCGCTGTTGATGGCCCATTGCAATATGACGCTGCTTCGGTCATGAGCGTTGGTAAGCAAAAAGCCCCAGACTCGCCAGTCGCTGGACAAGCTAATGTGTTTATCTTCCCAGACTTAAATACAGGCAACACTACTTATAAAGCGGTGCAACGTAGCGCCAATGTCATTAGTGTGGGTCCGATGCTCCAAGGTCTAAACAAGCCTGTCAACGATCTATCCCGTGGCGCGCTGATCGATGATATCGTCTACACCATCGCTCTGACCGCTATTCAAGCACATAGCGACCTGATTTAA
- a CDS encoding nicotinate-nicotinamide nucleotide adenylyltransferase, whose protein sequence is MPHSAQATDINSDLKNDISSADKEAAPAIRAYLGGSFDPVHEGHLQMAMHVYQDLLPIAEEQQRKLHVSLLPNARSPFKDESTNPEHRLTMLKLATQNTPLKISELELWQTPPVYTINSVQTLRERYPNDCLIFIMGMDSARSLDKWKDGLQLTDYVNLWIFNRFSIAETNSTDENENLIDKNSIAQHSTVLQPQLVAQLPSQLQDLITNSPTELITPTAQTLSNNAVLKNSNQGRIYIDPRPVVAVSSTQIRQQLPHQKLQNTENRLNIMPIAETQITSVQPINDIMSNTESNPLAKWLNPAVYQYIIAHQLYSAAQFR, encoded by the coding sequence ATGCCGCACTCAGCTCAAGCCACTGATATAAACTCTGATTTAAAAAATGATATTAGCTCAGCTGATAAAGAGGCTGCACCTGCTATTCGTGCTTATCTCGGTGGCTCATTTGATCCGGTACATGAAGGTCATTTGCAAATGGCGATGCATGTCTATCAGGATTTATTACCGATAGCTGAGGAGCAACAGCGCAAACTGCATGTGTCATTGCTACCCAATGCGCGCTCGCCTTTTAAAGACGAAAGCACCAATCCTGAGCATCGCTTAACCATGTTAAAACTGGCTACGCAAAATACACCGCTAAAGATTAGTGAGCTTGAGCTATGGCAAACGCCGCCCGTCTATACAATCAATAGTGTGCAGACATTACGTGAGCGCTACCCCAATGACTGCTTGATATTTATCATGGGTATGGACAGCGCGCGTAGTTTGGATAAATGGAAAGATGGTTTACAACTGACAGATTATGTAAACCTTTGGATTTTTAACCGTTTTAGCATTGCTGAAACAAACAGCACTGACGAAAATGAAAATCTCATTGATAAGAATTCAATAGCGCAACACTCCACTGTCCTACAACCTCAGCTAGTGGCCCAACTCCCCTCTCAACTGCAAGATTTAATCACCAATTCGCCTACTGAATTGATAACGCCAACTGCGCAAACACTTTCGAATAACGCTGTCTTGAAAAACAGCAATCAAGGACGCATTTACATAGACCCGCGCCCTGTCGTAGCCGTATCAAGTACGCAAATACGCCAGCAACTACCGCACCAGAAATTACAAAACACGGAAAATCGATTAAATATAATGCCCATAGCCGAAACGCAAATCACATCTGTACAGCCAATAAATGATATCATGAGCAATACTGAATCCAATCCATTAGCTAAATGGCTAAATCCTGCTGTTTATCAATATATTATCGCCCATCAGCTATATTCTGCTGCTCAATTCCGTTAA
- a CDS encoding MOSC domain-containing protein: protein MSIQSIEYSTQNNKADFNQDLPLHIANLTCVRAGKAMPFAREQMSAIDKAPIKAPVAINFMGLTTDEQADRRHHGGPLKAVHQLPPASYEKINAEFNLKVRIGTLGENLTTEAVDGLPEMDESIVCIGDVFQYSDIDNSNSVQLRIVQPRRPCYKINDQIGQFTKVPNIAAWVSKQGIAGWYFQVVRDGMIDADLPVYLIERPYPFATLEKLWQLSNAKEKFDAEVIEPWLAIECLEDSWKTVLAKKIRKD, encoded by the coding sequence ATGAGCATACAATCGATAGAATATTCTACCCAAAACAACAAAGCTGACTTTAACCAAGATCTGCCCCTACATATCGCCAACTTAACCTGCGTGCGTGCTGGCAAAGCCATGCCATTCGCGCGTGAGCAGATGAGCGCTATTGATAAAGCGCCGATTAAAGCACCCGTTGCCATCAACTTTATGGGTTTGACCACCGATGAACAAGCGGATCGACGTCATCATGGTGGCCCGCTAAAAGCTGTGCATCAACTGCCACCTGCTAGTTATGAAAAGATTAATGCAGAATTCAACTTAAAAGTGCGCATCGGCACACTGGGTGAAAATCTGACCACCGAAGCTGTAGATGGTCTGCCAGAGATGGATGAGTCCATCGTTTGTATTGGTGACGTTTTTCAGTATAGCGATATCGACAATAGTAATAGCGTGCAATTACGCATCGTACAACCGCGTCGTCCCTGCTATAAAATTAATGACCAAATCGGACAGTTTACCAAAGTACCGAACATCGCCGCTTGGGTCAGCAAACAAGGTATCGCTGGTTGGTATTTCCAAGTGGTACGCGACGGCATGATTGACGCTGACTTGCCTGTGTATTTAATCGAACGTCCTTATCCGTTCGCCACCCTTGAAAAGCTGTGGCAACTGTCGAATGCAAAAGAAAAGTTCGATGCTGAGGTGATTGAACCTTGGCTAGCGATTGAGTGTTTGGAGGATAGTTGGAAAACCGTTTTGGCTAAAAAGATCCGGAAGGATTAA